AGGTCGACGGCTTCCGCTTCGACCTGATGGGCCACCACCCGAAGGCCAACATCCTGGCCGTCCGCAAGGCCCTCGACGAGCTCACCCCCGCCAAGGACGGGGTCGACGGGAAGAAGATCGTCCTCTACGGGGAGGGCTGGAACTTCGGCGAGATCGCCGACGACGCCCGCTTCGTGCAGGCCACGCAGAAGAACATGGCCGGCACCGGCATCGCCACCTTCTCCGACCGGGCGCGCGACGCCGTCCGCGGCGGCGGCCCCTTCGACGAGGACCCGCGCGTCCAGGGCTTCGCCTCGGGCCTGTTCACGGCTCCGAACGCGTCCCCCGCCAACGGCACCCCGGCCGAGCAGAAGGCCCGCCTCCTGCACGCCCAGGACCTGATCAAGGTCGGGCTGTCCGGGAACCTCGCCTCGTACGCCTTCACCGACACCACCGGCCGCCCCGTCAAGGGCTCCGAGGTGGACTACAACGGGGCCCCGGCCGGCTACGCGGCCGCCCCCGGCGACGCCCTCGCCTACGCCGACGCCCACGACAACGAGACCCTGTACGACGCCCTCGCCTACAAGCTGCCCACCGGTACGAGCACCGCCGACCGGGCGCGCATGCAGGTCCTGGCCATGGCGACGGCCGCCCTCTCCCAGGGCCCGGCGCTCTCCCAGGCGGGCACGGACCTGCTCCGCTCCAAGTCCCTGGACCGCAACTCCTACGACAGCGGCGACTGGTTCAACGCCCTCCTCTGGGACTGCCGCGACGGCAACGGCTTCGGCCGCGGCCTGCCCCCGGCCGCCGACAACGCCTCGAAGTGGGTCCACGCGAAGCCGCTCCTGACGGCGCCCGCCCCGGGCTGCCCGGAGATCACCGCCACCTCGGCGGCCTACCGCGATCTGCTGAGGATCCGTACGACGGAACCCGCCTTCGCCCTCACCACGGCGGAGGCCGTCCAGGCCGGGCTGGCCTTCCCGCTCTCCGGAAAGGACGAGACCCCCGGCGTGATCACCATGACCCTGGGGAACCTGGTGGTGGTCTTCAACGCCACGCCCACCGCCCAGCCCCAGCGCGTCCCCGCCCTCGCGGGCACCGCCCACACCCTGCACCCGGTCCAGGCGGCGGGCGCCGACGCCACGGTCAAGCAGTCCGCCTACGACGCGCAGACAGGAGAGTTCACCGTCCCCGCCCGCACGGTCGCCGTCTTCACACGACCGTGAGCCGGTCCAGCCGCTTCTCCAGCAGGATCACCCCGTAGACCCTGCCGTCCTTCCCCACCTTGTTGGGGAGCTCCCCGGCCACCCGGTAGCCCGCGCCCTGGTAGTACGCGAGCAGCCGGGGGTTGGTGGAGACGCAGTCCAGCCGTGCCCGCTCCCGCCCGGTCCCCGCGATCCGCCGCTCGGCGTGTTCGAGCATGCGGCGCCCGGATCCGGCGGGCGCGGCCTCGCGTTCCACCATCAGCCGGTGCACGTATCCCGCCACGGGCGGCTGCACGCCCCAGGCCTCTTCGTCGGACCACCACAGCTCGTACGCCCCGACCACCCGCCCGTCGGCGTCCCCGGCGAGCCACACCTCCCCGTCGCGCATCCGCGCGCGGAAGTGGTCGCCGTCCTTGTCACCGGGCTTCCACTGGTCGATCCCGTTGGCCCGCATCCACTCGGCCGCCTGGTCGTACAGGGCGACCAGCGTGCCGGCGTCCTTCTCCTCCGCCTGCCGGAACAAGATCCCGTCGTCAATGATCACGCGGACATTATTGCCACAAGCAAGATCACCGCGGACCGGGCACCCCGGCCGGAACCAGCGCGGCCAGTCGCCCGACCAGCTCCCCGAACGGCCCGTCGGCAGGCTCGTCGACCAGGATCCGTACGAGGATCCCCGCCATCTCCGCGTCGTACGCGGCGCTCACCGCGGCCAGCGCGGCGAAGTCGTGCACCAGCTGCAGCTCCAGCTCGGCCCGCGGGATCCGGCGGCCGTCCAGCCAGATCAGCGCGGTGGACTCGGCCAGCGACACCCAGGACCGCACCACGAGTTCCAGACGGGCCGGCGGATCCTCCACGCCGATGCCCAGGTGGGTGAGGATCTGCTCGTACGCCGCCTGCCGGACCTCGTCGATCATGGCGTTGGTCCGGCTGCTCCCGGCCGCCGGACCGCCCCGCATCAGCGCCGAGAAGCCCGGCCCGTGCTCGTCGACGAAGGCGAAGAACCGCCCCATGACGCGCAGCAGACGCGCCCCGAGCGGCCCTTCCCGGGGCTCGTCGAACCGCGCCGCCAGCTCGTCGGCCGCCCGGCGCAGCGCGGCCTCGTACAGGCTCAGCTTGCCGGGGAAGTAGTGGTAGACCAGCGGCCGGGATATCCCCGCGGCCGCCGCGATCTCGTCTATGGACACGTCGTCGGGCGAGCGGTGGCTGAACAGCTCCAGGGCAACCCCGATCAGCTGCTGCCGCCGCTCCTCGACACCCATCCTGCGCCGCACGCCGGTTGTCATGCGGGACACCCTACTTCGGACAGGTCAGAGGTCCAGGACGAGGCGGTTCCCCTTCGCGCGCGAGACGCACAGCAGCATCGAGTCCTCGCGCTCGCCGTCCGTGAGGAGATTGTCGCGGTGGTCCACCTCGCCCGCCAGGACCCGGTGTTGGCAGGTGCCGCAGAAGCCCTGCTCGCAGGAGTAGGGCGTGGCGGGCAGCTCCCGGCGGACCGCCGCCAGGGTGGTCTCGTCCGGGGCGACCTCGATCTCGCGCCCCGAGCGGTGGAGTTCGACCGTGAAGGGCTGCGCGGGGCCGGGGGCCGACACGGGGCTGAAGCGCTCCAGGTGGACCGCCGCCGGGTCCGGGGCCGCCGCCGTGACGGCCGCCATCAGGGGGTCGGGGCCGCAGCAGTAGACCGGCGTGCCGGGTGGGATGCCGG
This genomic window from Streptomyces sp. NBC_01351 contains:
- a CDS encoding GNAT family N-acetyltransferase, which gives rise to MIIDDGILFRQAEEKDAGTLVALYDQAAEWMRANGIDQWKPGDKDGDHFRARMRDGEVWLAGDADGRVVGAYELWWSDEEAWGVQPPVAGYVHRLMVEREAAPAGSGRRMLEHAERRIAGTGRERARLDCVSTNPRLLAYYQGAGYRVAGELPNKVGKDGRVYGVILLEKRLDRLTVV
- a CDS encoding TetR/AcrR family transcriptional regulator, with amino-acid sequence MTTGVRRRMGVEERRQQLIGVALELFSHRSPDDVSIDEIAAAAGISRPLVYHYFPGKLSLYEAALRRAADELAARFDEPREGPLGARLLRVMGRFFAFVDEHGPGFSALMRGGPAAGSSRTNAMIDEVRQAAYEQILTHLGIGVEDPPARLELVVRSWVSLAESTALIWLDGRRIPRAELELQLVHDFAALAAVSAAYDAEMAGILVRILVDEPADGPFGELVGRLAALVPAGVPGPR